In Ictalurus furcatus strain D&B chromosome 20, Billie_1.0, whole genome shotgun sequence, the DNA window CAAGACTTTAATGCAGTCATTATCCATAACATACAGTCAGGGATCCATTATGGAGCAGAAGCTGGGCAGACACGAGACGCGACCAAACTACACAACTAAAGAAATAGAAATGAGAGAAATATGAAACATAGGGCAACATCATAAGGCTCCGAATGCGAATAAGATATACGAAGACTACGAGATAAAGGATGAAAGGCTTCACAGGGGATTGTGAAAGAAGGATGTTCTTATAAAGTCTGCTGTAAAATAATGGCCTCAGATCAGGAACGTTTTATTCATTCCTCTCCGGTAAGCGCTGGTCAGAGTTGCGGCAGATTcccggagtctatcccgggaatacCGGACGTGAGCTGGGAATGCACCTTGaataggatgccagtccatcgcacactcattcacaactaggggCGGTTTAGATTTGCTAATGCAccttactggcatgttttttgggatgtgcgaggaaaccggagaacccggaggaaacccatgtgacaTGTGGaacaccacacagacagacacagacccAAGCTCAGGGTCAGAACAGAGACCGTGGAGCTGTGCGCTGTGAGCTGTGAGGGAAAGGGGtacttcaagggttctttaagggttcggTGGatgatttaaattaaaaataaaagtaaaaatacattttcgaaccctttctgatagggaAATCATTTGTTGTAATCGTTTGTTGTTGTTCTACATAAAAACCCTTAAGAGGTTGCTCCAGAAGGACAGCTGAAGACCCTTGAGGGTTCTAAGAATGTAGGTTACAGGGAATAGCAATGATTATTTCGCGAAATGTgtcatttactttctttgttcgTGAATTAGCCTCCCCCATGAGGACAAAGACATCTgaaagatgtaaaaaaaaaaaaaaagaaagaaaagaaaagaaaaaaagacgtCTTTGCTGACGTTTACTGCGCGTCTAGAAATAGTGACTTCTGACTCATGAACGAATCATTTCTTCGATTTTGATTCTTTTAAATCAATCAGTTCTATCTGAACTGAACTTGTCTACACGACGTTAGGGTTACTGGTTTAAGAATTCCAGTATATAATTAAgtactgaaaatatatatatatttttttaaaaaacgagcGAAATAAAAGTGAGCCAAACTGAATCGACTCACTTTGTGAACTGAACCGAAAACTGAGAACGTACTGAATCCAAGAACCGTTGCGTCTGCCAAAAAACACTAACTTAAGAGCGGGTTACACAGACCGCTGTGACGTCAGGCTAGTACAAAACGAACTCTGATAAACTACTGAAGGTTTCTCCAGCTTCAgatcaagtttaaaaaaataatttaaggtaCAAAATTAAGTCTTGTGTATAAAGAATGTTGTGAACGCTGTAAGTCTGTGAACTGTCAAGGCTGCTTGCTAACCTGTCCACTTTGGTTGGTAGAAAGCTAGCAAAAAACTAGCTAACTTCTAGCTAAGTGCACTTACCCTCTCTTCTGAGGGAGTCAGAGGGCTGTTCGGGGGCCGGAGTTGGAGCCATTGGCTGGACCCTGAAGTTTCCTGGgagaaaaatgttatttaattgggtAGCCAATGAAATTCATTTGGGTGTTTAGCAAAACATACTGTTGCTATTATTAACTAGACAGTCCCTTTAATTCTATGGCTGACTCGGCGCGGAGTGGAGCTCATGGGAACTGCAGGTACAccgaaaaaatgaaaaattacgGTACTCAAAAGAGCAAAACATAGCAGTGGCGGTACTGAGTACCAGCGAGTACCGGTTTACGTCAAGCCGTGATCTACAGTGACGCTGCTCTAGTTAGCTAACGCttggtttggtttcacagaTGCTAGCGCAGTGTGAGTATGTAGCTGGCTCGTAAAAATCATAACGATGTAAAAATGAGGTGCAGGCAGTTTGGTCTGTGCAAGACTGAAAATTAGGAGGGCGTGGTCAGGCTgggagaaaatgaaaagaaagaaccaCACCGATGTTGGGTAAAATGTGATGGACGCTGAACCAGGCTTTGATGAACGGATACGCGGAGATCAGGAGACCTGTAgaacaaaacataaacagagagaaaagagaaaacattttaatatctcACGATGCAGTGACGATTTTATAACCACTGTGATATTGGACTTGTGGaactatgtgtctgtctgtctgtctgactgtctgtctgactgtcttcATGTCTGTCAAGCTGTGTAAAtggtgtctgtctgtatgtctgtctgttgaGCTatatgtttgtctgtctctgtctctgtctgtcacacacacacacacacacacacactttcctcgGTAGCTGTCATGTGACACGATTTCACGATAGGTGTCacaaaaggtcaaaggtcatcagcATCATGTCGGAggctgtgtgtgaatgggtttcTCCGCTCAGTGATCGAGTGGTTTGGGTTACAGCTGCTGGATCGGATGACTGAAAGGAAAAGTGGCTCAGTTTCTCCTCAAGACTGCTGaatccttctcttctcttctcttctcttctcttctcttctgatctgatctgatctgatctgagcCGTTCAAAGCCAGCCATTGTACATTTTCACATCATAAAGTGGGATgctaaaaatacatttcccaGAGTTCCGATGTGTCCGTGCTTTAAAATGTGATGCTTAAGTGATGGTTAAACCCGAAAGTGTGAGATTAAAGTGAGCTTCCTCACCCAGTCCTCCTGCTCCGAGGAAAACTCCCCCAACCGCGTCTGCATCGCAGTCTTTAGACACGCCGATGATGATGCAGCCGGATACGATACTGAGGAGGGCCGAGCCCACCCGCAGCCCATGGTACTCCCCAATACTGACTGcgttcattcacacacacacacgcacggacaaaacacactcacatgcaggcatccaaacacacacacacacacacacacctgagactCACTGACACCCCGAAATAGATCTGTGAAGCAAAAACAGGAATGGGACAgtacattaatacacacctgaaacacacacacattcggcTGATACACACCTgcaacacacatatacacctgaaacacaccctAAACACACCTTAAACACGAGCAGACCTGAAACATACACtaaacacctgaaacacacctgaaacaccttaaacacacctgaaacacacctgaaacacaTCCTAAACACACCTTAAACACACGCAGACCTGAAACACACCTCGGACACAGCCTTTACAGAGAGGACAGGAGCTAAAATGACACTCACACCCCCAAAaacaccccaaacacacactcacctgtaacAGTCCC includes these proteins:
- the kncn gene encoding LOW QUALITY PROTEIN: kinocilin (The sequence of the model RefSeq protein was modified relative to this genomic sequence to represent the inferred CDS: substituted 1 base at 1 genomic stop codon); translated protein: MNAVSIGEYHGLRVGSALLSIVSGCIIIGVSKDCDADAVGGVFLGAGGLGLLISAYPFIKAWFSVHHILPNIGNFRVQPMAPTPAPEQPSDSLRREGKCTXLELELSKSRMGTFVEAGAAAAEGSQEDGPSTDVPDILGRRKPKLSEVDLP